A genomic region of Miscanthus floridulus cultivar M001 chromosome 3, ASM1932011v1, whole genome shotgun sequence contains the following coding sequences:
- the LOC136542356 gene encoding protein MAIN-LIKE 1-like, whose amino-acid sequence MDLAPQGLITQQQKANGRRPVGSSQIWTRYGVLLPSQQTRKLKEWVLTDEQQQLVNASGLGHLALTTGFTIDRSLLTSFCERWNNETNTAHFMGFEMAPSLRDVSYILGIPVTGHVVTAEPIGDEAVKRMCLHYLGESPGNGEQLCGLIRLTWLYRNFHQLPENPTINDIAYSTRAYLLYLVGSTLFPDTMRGFVSPRYLPLLGDFRKIREYAWGAAALAHLYRGLSVAVTPNATTQFLGSATLLMAWIYEYLPITQPKQKNQSTLLPRACRWNFGGATRGQRKKVMEWRKVFEQLQFSEVNWNPYKDINPAIGLEYCIAADNICYSRTWLISFNIKEVYVPDRFARQFGREQGRLHGVPMWARRTWSKWKDWRAEYAREIEEFHQLVGCRFTPPAETNINSLPLHESSAGQNDAGCGLNTSHNFSTMVEDLKNDLPVIGRYLQGNLLPSEVSSFLERVGTMIKSYSPPQSSRRKDRVAHGHTGPVKSKNPRKRGKPSHFQDPFPHRYPGTPLPYQASKCGMVFGGTVPLLNGGEALKEQEAMDPWQISQSHLTMTTSSSLDSSTPESMKRSREGGDEIQIPRDTDCL is encoded by the exons ATGGACCTTGCACCTCAGGGATTGATAACACAGCAACAAAAGGCAAATGGCCGAAGGCCAGTTGGTAGCTCACAAATTTGGACA CGGTATGGTGTTCTGCTTCCAAGCCAGCAGACTCGAAAGCTAAAAGAATGGGTTCTGACTGATGAGCAGCAACAGCTTGTTAATGCTAGTGGTCTTGGACATCTGGCACTTACCACCGGGTTTACCATTGATCGTTCTTTGCTTACATCATTTTGTGAAAGATGGAACAATGAAACAAATACTGCACATTTCATGGGATTTGAGATGGCACCATCACTTCGCGATGTTTCCTACATTCTCGGCATTCCAGTGactggtcatgtggtgaccgcAGAGCCAATTGGTGATGAAGCTGTGAAGCGGATGTGCTTGCATTATTTAGGAGAGAGCCCTGGAAATGGAGAGCAATTGTGTGGCTTAATTAGGTTGACTTGGTTGTATAGGAATTTCCATCAACTGCCGGAAAATCCGACCATCAATGACATTGCATATAGCACCCGAGCTTACCTTCTATACCTGGTTGGTTCCACCTTGTTTCCTGACACCATGAGGGGATTTGTATCCCCAAGATATCTACCATTGTTGGGAGATTTTAGGAAGATCCGTGAGTATGCTTGGGGGGCTGCAGCCCTCGCTCATTTGTACAGGGGATTGTCTGTTGCAGTGACACCTAATGCCACAACGCAGTTTCTCGGCAGTGCAACTTTGCTCATG GCCTGGATTTATGAGTACCTTCCTATTACTCAACCAAAACAGAAGAACCAGAGCACTTTGCTGCCCCGGGCTTGTCGGTGGAACTTTGGAGGAGCAACACGTGGACAGAGGAAAAAAGTCATGGAGTGGAGAAAAGTTTTTGAACAACTTCAATTTTCTGAG GTCAATTGGAACCCTTACAAGGACATAAATCCAGCAATTGGTCTGGAATATTGCATTGCAGCAGATAACATCTGCTACTCTCGGACTTGGCTAATCAGCTTTAACATAAAGGAGGTGTATGTGCCTGACAGGTTTGCTAGGCAGTTTGGAAGGGAACAAGGACGCCTCCATGGCGTGCCAATGTGGGCAAGAAGAACTTGGAGTAAGTGGAAAGACTGGAGAGCTGAGTATGCTCGTGAGATTGAGGAGTTTCATCAATTGGTTGGCTGCCGTTTCACCCCTCCTGCGGAAACCAATATCAACTCCCTTCCACTCCATGAGTCTAGTGCTGGACAGAATGATGCAGGATGCGGTCTGAATAcctctcataatttttctacaatg GTTGAAGATTTGAAAAATGATCTCCCAGTAATTGGTCGATATCTTCAGGGAAACTTGCTTCCTTCAGAGGTTTCAAGCTTCCTAGAGAGGGTGGGCACGATGATCAAGAGCTACTCCCCACCACAGAGCAGCCGAAGGAAAGATCGAGTAGCTCATGGCCACACTGGCCCAGTCAAGTCAAAGAACCCAAGGAAAAGAGGGAAACCTTCACACTTTCAAGATCCTTTTCCTCATCGGTACCCAGGCACCCCGTTACCTTATCAGGCTAGCAAGTGTGGCATGGTGTTTGGTGGCACCGTTCCTCTACTAAATGGGGGTGAGGCACTCAAGGAACAAGAGGCCATGGATCCCTGGCAGATCTCCCAGTCTCATTTGACAATGACCACATCTTCATCTCTAGACTCAAGCACACCAGAATCAATGAAGCGAAGTCGGGAAGGTGGGGATGAAATTCAAATCCCAAGGGACACTGATTGCCTCTGA
- the LOC136546818 gene encoding uncharacterized protein isoform X2, translating into MSDSASMAAAIEARFSSRDLIGRGSFGDVYKGFDKELNKEVAIKVIDLEEAEDDIEDIQKTKLWIVMEYMAGGSVADLLQAGPPLDEMSISCILRDLLHAIEYLHSEGKIHRDIKAANILLTESGDVKVADFGVSAQLTKTMSRRKVQP; encoded by the exons ATGTCGGATTCAGCATCGATGGCGGCCGCCATCGAGGCGCGGTTCAGCAGCCGCGACCTCATCGGCCGCGGCTCCTTCGGCGACGTCTACAAAGG GTTTGACAAGGAATTGAATAAAGAGGTTGCTATAAAAGTCATTGATCTGGAAGAAGC TGAGGATGACATTGAAGACATCCAAAAG ACTAAATTGTGGATAGTAATGGAATACATGGCTGGTGGTTCTGTTGCTGACCTT CTTCAAGCTGGCCCTCCTCTGGATGAAATGTCTATTTCATGCATTCTGAGGGACTTGTTACACGCAATTGAATATCTACATTCTGAAGGAAAAATTCACCGTGATATTAAAG CGGCAAATATCCTCCTCACTGAAAGCGGAGATGTGAAG GTTGCGGACTTTGGTGTTTCTGCACAGCTGACTAAAACAATGTCTAGGAGAAAGGTACAGCCTTAA
- the LOC136546818 gene encoding uncharacterized protein isoform X1, with translation MSDSASMAAAIEARFSSRDLIGRGSFGDVYKGFDKELNKEVAIKVIDLEEAEDDIEDIQKEISVLSQCRCPYTDYYGSYLHQTKLWIVMEYMAGGSVADLLQAGPPLDEMSISCILRDLLHAIEYLHSEGKIHRDIKAANILLTESGDVKVADFGVSAQLTKTMSRRKVQP, from the exons ATGTCGGATTCAGCATCGATGGCGGCCGCCATCGAGGCGCGGTTCAGCAGCCGCGACCTCATCGGCCGCGGCTCCTTCGGCGACGTCTACAAAGG GTTTGACAAGGAATTGAATAAAGAGGTTGCTATAAAAGTCATTGATCTGGAAGAAGC TGAGGATGACATTGAAGACATCCAAAAG GAAATATCTGTTTTGTCACAATGCCGGTGCCCATATACTGATTATTACGGTTCTTATCTTCACCAGACTAAATTGTGGATAGTAATGGAATACATGGCTGGTGGTTCTGTTGCTGACCTT CTTCAAGCTGGCCCTCCTCTGGATGAAATGTCTATTTCATGCATTCTGAGGGACTTGTTACACGCAATTGAATATCTACATTCTGAAGGAAAAATTCACCGTGATATTAAAG CGGCAAATATCCTCCTCACTGAAAGCGGAGATGTGAAG GTTGCGGACTTTGGTGTTTCTGCACAGCTGACTAAAACAATGTCTAGGAGAAAGGTACAGCCTTAA